A DNA window from Stigmatella aurantiaca contains the following coding sequences:
- the agmC gene encoding adventurous gliding motility protein AgmC: MKTLEKLLVMTMLMAASSGLAERDTIFLGDGSDLIKTVKATAVVNRYASVNADIQAGQDFINVGEETTSTENEASFEQTRLVMVLQTRKNFINENATSPIDLDGAEGSALGRWEFARIKSIEGSTPNRRLILTKPLEHAYAVEKTQVISVPEYVAVYVASSGRIEAAPWDGNKGGVVAFLVQNTLVVEGTISAKWAGFRGGEFAACSTTAFAANRGEGLNSASAAPSAYGNNANAGKSACSEAGGGGGGGGNHGSGGRGGGSPSGGMGGASVTNLDMQVDHYSTVFGRLIMGGGGGAGNGGTPGGAGGGAILIRAGSLVGNGTITADGQSVTGSSGGGGGGGGAGGTIIVRVVGDAECVKLYARGGSGGEPISGKLPGGGGGGGRILFQAKSLNCDMNGGRNPPQPSATVFFAGGGAGGSVGSPQVGGDGSGLSVEDGMTLEYAIIEEPQENSWVRDARPEVRAKAANPAVSSMIKMISVRFDSDKGQRSWFDLIRGAGGVYKGQPVDGLSDGSHSVQAISEYRGLWAETSLRTFKIDTDPPKVVFSKFPDRHSNSSSAWFSFGAVKSKDDSTEEEGVKFEYVLDNANPVACGQAVGLHGLMDGKTYTLRVWAYDSAGHKSADHTPIEWTVDLNPPLQPTVDALSKIITITESPFSGTAPEDASEVLVYVNGEGPIVGNVENDKTWGVGSQQLRMGVNWVYAQSRDKAKNVGIPSEEMVFTVDAVDPPAPTIVYPVKGGPPIRAAQRTVRGTTTRETEEKGEAIAVDVEIVGKKSLPTVRIPVALGTEGGNWLYELPDTLPDTLSGETYTIRAWAVDAAERKSALSDRTFTLKLQPPETKVTCPAPYSGPDSASGEVDVYFSLSSERGGVAYECMLQGSFETLAPGDCDQVLEKEASSRGTHRLKKGERPDGKYKLMVRAKDAAGNVDPSPESCAWTWDQTKPGRAVILREGVKPLPPPLVTNSTVAVFHFDAEDDSSPVTYVCSLDGGKSFAKCENPYVDTFPASTRPYQLVVKAKDLSGNVSDEVSEAYTWTVDTELPVAKVFPKDTNKVTNKESVTFEFTLENDPKRERSVIYSYTLESPLHKIKEFKNLLGGDGQPVFELEVSLSLPGDYHVTPRAYDVERAIYTPVELLQTYVLTVERKRPIIKLLAGPAKSINERSASFEFEAPGEKSVSFHCVVDRDCRAAFSDARRCSPADSSSRFTYQVEHGVEEGDNCMNVWAVDEAKNESENPEVYLWNVDLQAPAAPVIDSIQGELRVSTRFPAVEGRAEPNSEVVLFVGNASEAVARVGANGQGRWRAQVSQELSDGSHNIRASAKDQAGNEGPASESVVLLVDSQSPAQIIGGGVGCSAAGNGNALWALLVGMFLIPWKKQRRC, encoded by the coding sequence ATGAAAACACTTGAGAAACTGCTTGTCATGACAATGCTCATGGCGGCTTCTTCAGGGCTGGCCGAGCGCGATACGATTTTTCTAGGGGATGGCTCGGATTTAATAAAGACCGTTAAAGCGACAGCGGTTGTTAACAGGTATGCAAGTGTTAATGCTGATATCCAAGCAGGCCAAGACTTCATCAATGTAGGCGAGGAAACCACTAGTACCGAGAATGAGGCTTCCTTCGAGCAGACCAGACTCGTGATGGTTCTTCAAACGAGGAAGAACTTTATAAATGAAAATGCGACGTCCCCGATTGATTTAGACGGTGCTGAGGGAAGTGCTTTAGGGCGCTGGGAGTTTGCTCGAATCAAGAGTATTGAAGGCAGTACCCCGAACCGGCGCTTGATACTGACCAAGCCACTTGAGCATGCTTACGCCGTGGAGAAAACTCAGGTCATTTCCGTGCCTGAATACGTTGCGGTCTATGTTGCTAGTAGCGGCCGTATTGAAGCTGCGCCATGGGACGGCAACAAAGGAGGAGTGGTCGCCTTCCTCGTGCAAAATACGCTGGTTGTTGAAGGAACGATATCGGCAAAATGGGCAGGCTTTCGTGGCGGAGAGTTCGCGGCCTGTTCAACCACGGCTTTCGCGGCGAACCGCGGGGAAGGATTGAACTCAGCCTCCGCAGCACCTTCAGCTTACGGAAATAATGCCAATGCGGGCAAGAGCGCTTGTTCTGAAGCGGGTGGTGGAGGAGGCGGGGGTGGAAACCATGGCAGCGGTGGAAGAGGAGGAGGCTCTCCATCAGGAGGGATGGGGGGCGCATCTGTAACCAATTTAGATATGCAGGTGGATCACTACAGTACTGTTTTCGGACGGTTAATCATGGGAGGGGGGGGAGGGGCGGGGAATGGCGGGACGCCCGGAGGAGCAGGTGGCGGGGCCATTTTGATTCGTGCAGGTTCACTGGTGGGCAATGGCACTATCACTGCCGATGGTCAAAGTGTGACTGGCTCCTCTGGGGGCGGTGGAGGGGGAGGAGGAGCTGGCGGTACCATTATCGTGCGTGTTGTTGGCGACGCTGAGTGCGTCAAACTCTATGCTCGGGGTGGAAGTGGAGGGGAGCCTATCTCCGGAAAATTACCTGGAGGTGGCGGAGGTGGTGGGCGTATTTTGTTTCAAGCCAAAAGTCTCAATTGTGACATGAATGGGGGAAGAAACCCTCCTCAACCTTCTGCAACAGTGTTCTTCGCGGGCGGAGGCGCGGGTGGGTCTGTCGGTAGCCCTCAAGTGGGAGGCGATGGTAGTGGTTTGAGTGTAGAAGATGGCATGACACTTGAGTATGCAATAATTGAGGAGCCTCAAGAGAACAGTTGGGTTCGGGATGCACGGCCCGAGGTCAGAGCGAAAGCGGCCAACCCAGCGGTTAGCTCAATGATCAAGATGATAAGTGTTCGATTTGATAGTGACAAAGGACAAAGGTCGTGGTTTGACCTAATTCGTGGTGCTGGTGGTGTATACAAAGGCCAACCTGTTGACGGCTTGAGCGACGGTTCGCACAGTGTGCAAGCGATTTCTGAGTATCGAGGGCTTTGGGCGGAAACTTCATTGCGGACGTTCAAGATTGATACAGATCCGCCGAAAGTGGTTTTTTCGAAATTTCCAGACCGCCACTCAAATTCTTCCTCGGCGTGGTTTTCCTTCGGTGCGGTGAAGTCTAAAGACGATTCGACTGAAGAGGAGGGAGTGAAATTTGAGTATGTGTTGGATAATGCTAATCCTGTTGCATGTGGTCAAGCTGTGGGATTGCATGGTCTTATGGATGGGAAGACTTACACGCTAAGGGTATGGGCATATGACTCCGCAGGCCACAAAAGTGCCGATCATACGCCGATAGAGTGGACAGTCGATTTGAATCCTCCGCTCCAGCCGACTGTGGATGCGTTAAGTAAGATTATTACAATAACAGAGTCTCCGTTTAGTGGGACTGCTCCAGAGGACGCAAGCGAAGTGCTGGTGTATGTGAATGGTGAGGGTCCGATTGTTGGGAACGTTGAGAATGATAAGACGTGGGGCGTTGGTTCTCAGCAGTTGCGGATGGGAGTTAATTGGGTTTATGCGCAGTCGAGAGACAAGGCGAAAAATGTAGGTATTCCCTCTGAGGAGATGGTGTTTACCGTGGATGCGGTAGATCCGCCTGCGCCTACGATTGTGTATCCAGTGAAAGGGGGGCCGCCCATTCGAGCTGCTCAGCGCACTGTGAGAGGTACGACAACGCGCGAAACGGAGGAGAAAGGAGAAGCTATCGCGGTAGATGTTGAGATCGTGGGTAAAAAATCTCTGCCCACGGTTCGTATTCCAGTCGCATTAGGGACTGAAGGGGGAAATTGGCTCTATGAACTCCCTGATACGCTTCCTGATACACTCTCTGGTGAGACTTACACGATACGTGCTTGGGCGGTTGACGCTGCTGAGCGCAAGAGTGCTTTGAGTGATCGCACATTCACTCTCAAACTGCAGCCTCCGGAGACAAAGGTCACTTGTCCTGCTCCTTACTCAGGGCCTGACTCTGCGTCAGGGGAGGTTGATGTTTATTTTTCGCTCAGTTCGGAACGCGGAGGAGTGGCCTACGAATGTATGCTGCAGGGAAGCTTTGAGACACTGGCTCCTGGGGATTGTGATCAAGTGCTTGAAAAAGAAGCCTCTTCACGGGGGACCCATAGGCTCAAGAAAGGAGAGCGTCCAGACGGTAAGTACAAGCTCATGGTTCGAGCTAAGGACGCCGCAGGCAATGTGGACCCATCTCCGGAAAGTTGTGCTTGGACATGGGATCAGACTAAACCTGGACGGGCTGTTATCCTCCGAGAAGGAGTAAAGCCTTTACCCCCACCGCTGGTCACGAATTCCACGGTTGCCGTTTTTCATTTTGACGCAGAGGATGATAGCTCGCCTGTTACATATGTGTGCAGTCTGGATGGCGGAAAGTCCTTTGCGAAATGTGAGAATCCGTATGTTGATACATTTCCTGCCTCCACGAGGCCTTATCAGTTGGTGGTTAAAGCTAAGGATCTTTCGGGAAATGTGTCTGATGAGGTTAGTGAAGCCTATACATGGACAGTTGACACAGAGCTTCCCGTAGCCAAGGTTTTTCCTAAAGACACCAACAAGGTGACGAACAAGGAGTCCGTGACGTTTGAATTCACGCTTGAAAACGATCCGAAGCGAGAGCGTTCAGTAATATATTCCTATACGCTTGAGTCGCCTCTTCATAAAATCAAGGAATTCAAGAATCTTCTGGGTGGTGATGGTCAGCCTGTGTTTGAGTTGGAAGTTTCGTTGTCGCTGCCAGGGGATTACCATGTCACGCCAAGGGCGTATGATGTGGAGCGAGCTATTTATACGCCAGTCGAGTTGCTGCAGACGTATGTGTTGACGGTGGAGCGCAAGCGGCCAATCATTAAGCTTTTGGCGGGGCCTGCTAAGTCGATTAATGAGAGAAGCGCTAGTTTTGAGTTTGAAGCTCCTGGTGAGAAGTCCGTGTCTTTTCACTGTGTTGTTGATAGGGATTGCCGGGCTGCGTTTTCTGATGCAAGGAGGTGCTCGCCTGCTGATAGTTCTTCCCGCTTTACCTACCAAGTGGAGCACGGGGTCGAGGAAGGTGATAACTGCATGAATGTTTGGGCGGTGGATGAAGCTAAGAATGAGAGTGAAAATCCAGAGGTCTATTTGTGGAATGTGGATCTTCAAGCGCCTGCTGCACCTGTGATTGATTCCATCCAAGGTGAGTTGAGAGTGTCGACACGCTTCCCGGCTGTAGAGGGGCGCGCTGAGCCTAACTCGGAGGTAGTCTTGTTCGTTGGAAACGCTTCCGAGGCGGTGGCCCGGGTGGGAGCCAATGGCCAAGGCCGATGGCGTGCGCAGGTCTCGCAGGAGCTATCGGACGGGTCGCACAATATTCGGGCTTCTGCGAAAGACCAAGCAGGCAATGAGGGACCTGCCTCCGAGTCCGTAGTTCTTCTGGTGGACTCTCAATCTCCAGCCCAGATTATCGGAGGAGGTGTAGGGTGCTCTGCAGCCGGTAATGGGAATGCGCTGTGGGCGCTGCTGGTGGGGATGTTTCTGATTCCCTGGAAAAAGCAACGCCGCTGCTAG
- a CDS encoding OmpA family protein yields the protein MLNQGVLTLCLLLPGMAALAQPALRNFELERLELNPGAEGSLVVGTGELLQAGQYRLSTAGHYSHNLLVVHRDGVDDIPIVGGRATMHVVAAYALRNWLQLGVQLPVVALQRGEDSSKTGLTRPESFGLGTPTAGLRIGLLTQEEQGGVDLALGGDVLLPVGNPDGLSRDADVRYMPRLMVGRHFGFFRAALDVGFMVRPSGRISDVGSSTEFQDELGNELRIGAAVTSTGRRLRYEFNVLGTVPLSKQSGAAEFLPGFRYLVNPSLEIFALGGMGVGAALGTPLFRVLAGASFGDVTPRRGPGEASVMCDMGLPLAPEECPHKDDDGDSVLNIDDKCPELAGDTARAGCPRADTDMDGIEDSLDGCPTEFGPAARQGCPVRDDDNDGVGDEDDTCPQEPGPVENRGCPVKDRDKDGIDNDQDECPNEPGPVERKGCPEEDSDKDGVPNRTDTCAREAGPESNLGCPEHEAPQVLIDAKEINLRGNKVFFEAAGWRIQQRSFVLLDWVAKVLKEHPEIPRVVVGAHTDDRGLPDQLRQLSQHRAEEVRRYLLSKGVAAEKLEARGYGPDKPIDSPLTSIGRENNRRVDFKIIRDGDGGADVSQQ from the coding sequence ATGCTCAATCAAGGCGTACTGACGCTCTGTCTGTTGCTGCCAGGGATGGCGGCGCTCGCGCAGCCCGCCCTGCGGAATTTCGAGCTGGAGCGGTTGGAGTTGAACCCGGGAGCAGAGGGCTCTCTGGTGGTCGGTACGGGCGAACTGCTGCAGGCCGGGCAGTACCGGCTCTCTACGGCAGGGCACTATTCGCACAATCTCCTGGTCGTCCACCGGGACGGAGTGGACGACATTCCGATCGTGGGGGGCCGCGCCACGATGCATGTGGTTGCCGCGTATGCTCTGAGGAACTGGCTCCAACTCGGGGTACAGCTCCCCGTGGTGGCGCTGCAGCGGGGGGAAGATTCGAGCAAGACAGGGCTGACGCGCCCAGAGTCGTTTGGGCTGGGAACCCCCACAGCAGGGCTGCGCATAGGGTTGCTCACCCAAGAAGAGCAGGGCGGCGTAGACCTGGCGTTGGGGGGGGATGTGTTGTTGCCCGTGGGCAATCCCGATGGTCTCTCACGGGATGCCGATGTGCGCTACATGCCGCGGCTCATGGTTGGAAGGCATTTCGGCTTTTTCCGTGCTGCTTTGGATGTGGGGTTCATGGTGCGCCCTTCCGGGCGTATCAGTGATGTGGGCTCTTCCACGGAGTTCCAGGATGAACTGGGCAACGAATTGCGCATCGGGGCGGCGGTCACGTCGACGGGACGCCGTTTGAGGTACGAGTTCAACGTGCTGGGGACGGTCCCGTTGTCCAAGCAGTCGGGAGCCGCGGAATTCCTGCCAGGCTTCCGCTATCTGGTGAATCCCTCGCTGGAGATCTTCGCGCTTGGCGGCATGGGGGTGGGCGCTGCGTTGGGAACCCCGTTGTTCCGGGTGCTGGCGGGGGCCTCGTTCGGTGATGTGACGCCCCGGCGAGGGCCGGGGGAGGCCTCCGTCATGTGTGACATGGGGCTTCCCCTCGCACCGGAAGAGTGCCCGCACAAGGATGACGACGGCGACAGCGTTCTCAACATCGATGACAAGTGCCCTGAACTGGCCGGAGACACCGCTCGCGCGGGCTGTCCTCGCGCGGATACGGACATGGATGGCATCGAGGACTCCTTGGACGGTTGTCCAACGGAGTTTGGTCCCGCCGCACGCCAGGGATGCCCCGTGCGGGATGACGACAATGATGGTGTGGGGGACGAGGATGACACCTGTCCCCAGGAACCCGGCCCTGTGGAGAACCGGGGGTGCCCGGTCAAGGACCGGGACAAGGACGGCATCGACAATGATCAGGACGAGTGTCCCAACGAGCCCGGTCCCGTCGAGCGCAAGGGATGCCCCGAAGAGGATTCGGACAAGGACGGTGTCCCCAACCGGACGGACACGTGTGCTCGTGAGGCAGGACCGGAGAGCAACCTGGGGTGTCCGGAGCACGAAGCGCCACAAGTTCTGATTGATGCCAAGGAGATCAACCTACGTGGCAACAAAGTGTTCTTCGAGGCGGCTGGCTGGCGCATCCAGCAGCGCTCCTTCGTGCTCCTGGATTGGGTGGCCAAGGTGCTGAAGGAGCATCCGGAGATTCCTCGGGTCGTGGTGGGCGCACACACGGACGACCGGGGACTTCCCGACCAACTGCGGCAGCTCTCGCAGCATCGCGCGGAGGAAGTCCGGCGCTACTTGCTGAGCAAGGGCGTGGCCGCCGAAAAGCTGGAAGCGCGGGGCTATGGTCCGGACAAGCCTATTGATAGTCCCCTGACCTCGATTGGTCGTGAGAACAACCGCCGCGTGGACTTCAAGATCATTCGTGACGGTGATGGAGGCGCGGATGTGTCTCAGCAGTAG
- the tssJ gene encoding type VI secretion system lipoprotein TssJ, with amino-acid sequence MLLLASTGGTACAKRVGPAACETPPPFQVVLDVSAQVNPDPRGRSLPTVVQILQLQDSVKLDRAGFRDLWSSPQEFLGKDLLQTAEFTVAPGQKFQRWIQRDPKARFVLAMGHFRQPLGYSWRAIAKLDPVPEVFCSERPAGEQDAPRPGDLQLRYRLQGYQLDILRRHAVLTPPAPKRSS; translated from the coding sequence ATGCTTCTCCTCGCATCCACCGGGGGAACCGCGTGCGCGAAGCGCGTGGGACCTGCGGCCTGCGAGACCCCGCCTCCCTTTCAGGTTGTCCTGGATGTGTCCGCGCAGGTCAACCCAGATCCTCGCGGCCGCTCCCTACCCACGGTGGTGCAAATCCTCCAGTTGCAAGACAGTGTAAAACTGGATCGCGCGGGATTCAGGGATCTCTGGAGCAGTCCACAGGAATTCCTTGGTAAGGATTTACTCCAGACGGCTGAGTTCACCGTAGCCCCTGGGCAGAAGTTCCAGCGCTGGATTCAGAGGGATCCGAAAGCCCGCTTCGTGCTGGCCATGGGCCACTTCCGCCAGCCTCTGGGCTATTCCTGGCGCGCGATCGCCAAACTCGATCCAGTGCCCGAGGTTTTCTGTTCCGAGCGGCCCGCGGGCGAGCAGGACGCACCCAGACCGGGTGACTTGCAGTTGCGCTACCGGCTCCAAGGCTACCAACTCGACATTCTTCGTCGGCATGCCGTGCTGACACCGCCCGCCCCCAAGAGGAGTTCATGA
- the tssK gene encoding type VI secretion system baseplate subunit TssK, whose protein sequence is MKNAQRVVWSEGMLMSPHHLQQLDLYHENLLDLRLAAVEPYPWGVVALELDMEALRAGRVQLRHFSGILPDGLPISFHSGDPEAPPARPTEGFFPPAQHMLDVYLGVPRERSGVESYGGSERVSGNPRYSPSNRPVSDLTSSTSIVPVAFAQRNVRLLFGTEPREDYDAIKIAELSRDRSGSLTLVENYIPPALRIDASPYIMSELRNLLRLIVAKQRQLAARRRHRDASALEFTASDVTLFLELNSLNSIIPLLQHAIDSGNMRPHALYLALSQCAGQLCTFVADADPTTLPSFQFIQLRVTFEELFLRFQTLLRAVALEQCLTVQLQAGDDRLYRGKMEDERFDRCGQFFLSVRSELPERVVAEQLPKLAKLASWLDIQNLVHAASPGVPIQVNYRPPPEVPIQAGVIYFSLFISDSYWRNAMRDRSLALYLPHPFDTAQTQVELLAVPTASR, encoded by the coding sequence ATGAAGAACGCTCAGCGCGTCGTCTGGTCGGAGGGGATGCTCATGAGTCCCCACCACCTGCAGCAGCTCGACCTGTACCACGAGAACCTGCTGGACCTCCGGCTGGCGGCGGTGGAGCCCTACCCCTGGGGCGTGGTGGCACTGGAGCTGGACATGGAGGCGCTGCGCGCAGGCCGCGTCCAGTTGCGCCACTTCAGTGGCATCCTTCCCGATGGGCTGCCCATCTCCTTCCACAGCGGCGACCCCGAGGCTCCCCCGGCACGCCCCACGGAGGGATTCTTCCCTCCGGCCCAGCACATGCTGGATGTCTACCTGGGCGTTCCACGCGAGCGCAGCGGCGTGGAGAGCTATGGCGGGAGTGAGCGCGTGAGCGGAAATCCCCGCTACAGCCCCTCCAACCGGCCGGTGAGCGATCTGACCTCCTCCACGTCCATCGTTCCGGTGGCGTTCGCCCAGCGAAACGTGCGGCTGCTCTTCGGCACCGAGCCTCGAGAAGACTACGACGCCATCAAGATCGCCGAGCTGTCGCGCGACCGTTCCGGCAGCCTGACGCTCGTCGAGAACTACATCCCACCAGCCCTGCGCATCGACGCGTCGCCCTACATCATGTCCGAGCTGCGCAACCTGCTGCGGCTCATCGTCGCCAAGCAACGCCAGCTCGCGGCGCGGCGCCGGCACCGGGATGCGTCGGCGCTCGAGTTCACCGCCTCGGACGTGACGCTCTTTCTGGAGCTCAATTCGCTCAACAGCATCATTCCCCTGCTCCAGCACGCCATCGACTCAGGCAACATGAGGCCGCACGCGCTCTACCTGGCGCTCAGCCAGTGTGCCGGGCAGCTCTGCACGTTCGTGGCGGACGCGGATCCCACCACGCTGCCGTCGTTCCAGTTCATCCAGCTGCGCGTCACCTTCGAGGAACTCTTCCTCCGCTTCCAGACGTTGCTGCGCGCCGTGGCGCTCGAGCAGTGCCTCACCGTGCAGTTGCAAGCCGGGGATGACCGGCTCTACCGCGGAAAGATGGAGGACGAGCGCTTCGATCGCTGCGGCCAGTTCTTCCTCTCGGTGCGCAGTGAGTTGCCGGAGCGGGTCGTGGCCGAGCAGCTGCCCAAGCTCGCCAAGCTCGCCAGCTGGCTGGACATCCAGAACCTGGTGCATGCCGCCTCACCGGGCGTTCCCATCCAGGTCAACTACCGGCCCCCGCCCGAAGTCCCCATCCAGGCGGGCGTCATCTACTTCTCGCTCTTCATCTCGGACAGCTACTGGCGGAATGCGATGAGAGATCGCTCGCTCGCGCTCTACCTACCGCATCCCTTCGACACTGCCCAGACCCAGGTCGAGCTGCTCGCCGTCCCCACCGCCAGCCGCTGA
- a CDS encoding DotU family type IV/VI secretion system protein yields the protein MQRATEATKDCFDAAIRIRSSDAAAIPPPEVMHHRLRGVVDEMLRRAAVLGFSHQDAQDMAYALVALLDEVTLSRPEPYRSFWMTNQLQLQYFNENVAGDGFFYRLQAIRKDPHRFEVLQVYYLCMLFGFQGRYRIRGGELELMTLIDSVQKDLERAKPFDFDVLSPHGERPTESLLAGKRKLSPMVISLGAMVLALTVYGGLQLSMDSTVSTVMNEIKLHMATHTGETR from the coding sequence ATGCAACGAGCCACTGAAGCCACCAAGGACTGCTTCGACGCGGCCATCCGGATCCGGAGCTCGGATGCCGCCGCGATCCCCCCTCCCGAGGTGATGCACCACCGCCTGCGCGGCGTCGTGGACGAGATGCTGCGGCGCGCGGCCGTCCTGGGCTTCAGCCATCAGGACGCCCAGGACATGGCCTACGCCCTGGTCGCCCTGCTCGACGAGGTCACCCTCAGCCGGCCCGAGCCCTACCGGTCCTTCTGGATGACCAACCAGCTACAGCTTCAGTACTTCAACGAGAACGTCGCCGGTGACGGCTTCTTCTACCGCCTGCAGGCCATCCGGAAGGACCCGCACCGCTTCGAGGTGCTGCAGGTCTACTACCTGTGCATGCTCTTCGGCTTCCAGGGGCGCTACCGCATCCGCGGCGGCGAGCTGGAGTTGATGACGCTCATCGACTCGGTCCAGAAGGACCTGGAGCGGGCGAAGCCGTTTGACTTCGACGTCCTGTCACCCCATGGGGAGCGGCCCACCGAGTCGCTGCTCGCGGGCAAGCGCAAGCTGTCGCCGATGGTCATCTCCTTGGGGGCCATGGTGCTCGCCCTGACCGTTTACGGCGGGCTGCAGCTCAGCATGGACAGCACCGTCAGCACCGTCATGAACGAGATCAAGCTCCACATGGCCACCCACACGGGAGAAACGCGATGA